A stretch of the Macaca mulatta isolate MMU2019108-1 chromosome 14, T2T-MMU8v2.0, whole genome shotgun sequence genome encodes the following:
- the CABP2 gene encoding calcium-binding protein 2 isoform X1: protein MVQGPWGTVPRGPGAGALRTPGSGSAPHQGAPAPAPAPAPRSRGPPGQASRATQCSTAWWGLPASSCGPALLPPNSYDRELRPEEIEELQVAFQEFDRDRDGYIGCRELGACMRTLGYMPTEMELIEISQQISGGKVDFEDFVELMGPKLLAETADMIGVRELRDAFREFDTNGDGRISVGELRAALKALLGERLSQREVEEILQDVDLNGDGLVDFEEFVRMMSR, encoded by the exons ATGGTTCAGGGCCCATGGGGAACTGTGCCAAGAGGCCCCGGCGCCGGGGCCCTAAG GACCCCTGGCAGTGGCTCGGCTCCCCACCAAGgggctcctgccccagccccagctccagccccaaGGAGCAGGGGGCCCCCAGGCCAGGCATCCAGGGCTACTCAGTGCTCAACAGCCTGGTGGGGCCTGCCTGCATCTTCCTGCGGCCCAGCATTGCTGCCACCCAACTCGTAT GACCGGGAGCTGCGGCCCGAGGAGATTGAAG AGCTGCAGGTCGCCTTCCAGGAGTTTGACAGAGACCGGGATGGCTACATTGGCTGCCGGGAGCTGGGTGCCTGCATGCGGACCCTGGGCTACATGCCCACCGAGATGGAGCTCATCGAGATCTCACAACAAATCA GTGGCGGGAAGGTGGACTTTGAAGATTTCGTGGAGCTGATGGGCCCCAAGCTGCTGGCAGAGACTGCAGACATGATCGGCGTCCGGGAGCTGCGGGACGCCTTCCGGGAG TTCGACACCAACGGGGACGGCCGCATCAGCGTGGGCGAGCTCCGGGCGGCCCTCAAGGCCCTGCTGGGGGAGCGCCTCAGCCAGCGGGAGGTGGAGGAGATCCTCCAGGACGTGGACCTCAATGGGGACGGCCTGGTCGACTTCGAAG AGTTTGTGCGAATGATGTCTCGGTGA
- the CABP2 gene encoding calcium-binding protein 2 isoform X2, which yields MGNCAKRPRRRGPKDPWQWLGSPPRGSCPSPSSSPKEQGAPRPGIQGYSVLNSLVGPACIFLRPSIAATQLDRELRPEEIEELQVAFQEFDRDRDGYIGCRELGACMRTLGYMPTEMELIEISQQISGGKVDFEDFVELMGPKLLAETADMIGVRELRDAFREFDTNGDGRISVGELRAALKALLGERLSQREVEEILQDVDLNGDGLVDFEEFVRMMSR from the exons ATGGGGAACTGTGCCAAGAGGCCCCGGCGCCGGGGCCCTAAG GACCCCTGGCAGTGGCTCGGCTCCCCACCAAGgggctcctgccccagccccagctccagccccaaGGAGCAGGGGGCCCCCAGGCCAGGCATCCAGGGCTACTCAGTGCTCAACAGCCTGGTGGGGCCTGCCTGCATCTTCCTGCGGCCCAGCATTGCTGCCACCCAACTC GACCGGGAGCTGCGGCCCGAGGAGATTGAAG AGCTGCAGGTCGCCTTCCAGGAGTTTGACAGAGACCGGGATGGCTACATTGGCTGCCGGGAGCTGGGTGCCTGCATGCGGACCCTGGGCTACATGCCCACCGAGATGGAGCTCATCGAGATCTCACAACAAATCA GTGGCGGGAAGGTGGACTTTGAAGATTTCGTGGAGCTGATGGGCCCCAAGCTGCTGGCAGAGACTGCAGACATGATCGGCGTCCGGGAGCTGCGGGACGCCTTCCGGGAG TTCGACACCAACGGGGACGGCCGCATCAGCGTGGGCGAGCTCCGGGCGGCCCTCAAGGCCCTGCTGGGGGAGCGCCTCAGCCAGCGGGAGGTGGAGGAGATCCTCCAGGACGTGGACCTCAATGGGGACGGCCTGGTCGACTTCGAAG AGTTTGTGCGAATGATGTCTCGGTGA
- the CABP2 gene encoding calcium-binding protein 2 isoform X3, with translation MGEGLTPPCLAELQVAFQEFDRDRDGYIGCRELGACMRTLGYMPTEMELIEISQQISMCLEPVPIPSGGKVDFEDFVELMGPKLLAETADMIGVRELRDAFREFDTNGDGRISVGELRAALKALLGERLSQREVEEILQDVDLNGDGLVDFEEFVRMMSR, from the exons ATGGGGGAAGGACTGACCCCACCCTGCCTGGCAGAGCTGCAGGTCGCCTTCCAGGAGTTTGACAGAGACCGGGATGGCTACATTGGCTGCCGGGAGCTGGGTGCCTGCATGCGGACCCTGGGCTACATGCCCACCGAGATGGAGCTCATCGAGATCTCACAACAAATCAGTATGTGCCTCGAGCCTGTCCCCATCCCCA GTGGCGGGAAGGTGGACTTTGAAGATTTCGTGGAGCTGATGGGCCCCAAGCTGCTGGCAGAGACTGCAGACATGATCGGCGTCCGGGAGCTGCGGGACGCCTTCCGGGAG TTCGACACCAACGGGGACGGCCGCATCAGCGTGGGCGAGCTCCGGGCGGCCCTCAAGGCCCTGCTGGGGGAGCGCCTCAGCCAGCGGGAGGTGGAGGAGATCCTCCAGGACGTGGACCTCAATGGGGACGGCCTGGTCGACTTCGAAG AGTTTGTGCGAATGATGTCTCGGTGA
- the CDK2AP2 gene encoding cyclin-dependent kinase 2-associated protein 2: MSYKPIAPAPSSTPGSSTPGPGTPVPTGSVPSPSGSVPGAAAPFRPLFNDFGPPSMGYVQAMKPPGAQGSQSTYTDLLSVIEEMGKEIRPTYAGSKSAMERLKRGIIHARALVRECLAETERNART; this comes from the exons ATGTCCTACAAACCCATCGCCCCTGCCCCCAGCAGCACCCCTGGCTCCAGCACCCCTGGGCCGGGCACCCCGGTCCCTACAG GAAGCGTCCCGTCGCCGTCGGGCTCAGTGCCAGGAGCCGCCGCTCCTTTTAGACCGCTGTTTAACGACTTTGGACCGCCTTCCATGGGCTACGTGCAG GCGATGAAGCCACCCGGCGCCCAGGGCTCCCAGAGCACCTACACGGACCTGCTGTCAGTCATAGAGGAGATGGGCAAAGAGATCCGGCCCACATATGCTGGCAGCAAGAGCGCCATGGAGCGCCTGAAGAGAG gTATCATCCATGCTCGGGCCCTAGTCAGAGAGTGCCTGGCAGAGACAGAGCGGAACGCCCGCACGTAA
- the CDK2AP2 gene encoding cyclin-dependent kinase 2-associated protein 2 isoform X2 → MKHPLEGIGRTRSWAWKSWEAASLPRADLLLAPVAAGSVPSPSGSVPGAAAPFRPLFNDFGPPSMGYVQPPGAQGSQSTYTDLLSVIEEMGKEIRPTYAGSKSAMERLKRGIIHARALVRECLAETERNART, encoded by the exons ATGAAGCATCCTTTGGAGGGAATCGGGCGAACCCGGTCCTGGGCTTGGAAAAGCTGGGAGGCGGCGTCCCTGCCCCGCGCTGACCTCTTACTCGCGCCTGTTGCTGCAGGAAGCGTCCCGTCGCCGTCGGGCTCAGTGCCAGGAGCCGCCGCTCCTTTTAGACCGCTGTTTAACGACTTTGGACCGCCTTCCATGGGCTACGTGCAG CCACCCGGCGCCCAGGGCTCCCAGAGCACCTACACGGACCTGCTGTCAGTCATAGAGGAGATGGGCAAAGAGATCCGGCCCACATATGCTGGCAGCAAGAGCGCCATGGAGCGCCTGAAGAGAG gTATCATCCATGCTCGGGCCCTAGTCAGAGAGTGCCTGGCAGAGACAGAGCGGAACGCCCGCACGTAA
- the CDK2AP2 gene encoding cyclin-dependent kinase 2-associated protein 2 isoform X1, with protein sequence MKHPLEGIGRTRSWAWKSWEAASLPRADLLLAPVAAGSVPSPSGSVPGAAAPFRPLFNDFGPPSMGYVQAMKPPGAQGSQSTYTDLLSVIEEMGKEIRPTYAGSKSAMERLKRGIIHARALVRECLAETERNART encoded by the exons ATGAAGCATCCTTTGGAGGGAATCGGGCGAACCCGGTCCTGGGCTTGGAAAAGCTGGGAGGCGGCGTCCCTGCCCCGCGCTGACCTCTTACTCGCGCCTGTTGCTGCAGGAAGCGTCCCGTCGCCGTCGGGCTCAGTGCCAGGAGCCGCCGCTCCTTTTAGACCGCTGTTTAACGACTTTGGACCGCCTTCCATGGGCTACGTGCAG GCGATGAAGCCACCCGGCGCCCAGGGCTCCCAGAGCACCTACACGGACCTGCTGTCAGTCATAGAGGAGATGGGCAAAGAGATCCGGCCCACATATGCTGGCAGCAAGAGCGCCATGGAGCGCCTGAAGAGAG gTATCATCCATGCTCGGGCCCTAGTCAGAGAGTGCCTGGCAGAGACAGAGCGGAACGCCCGCACGTAA
- the CDK2AP2 gene encoding cyclin-dependent kinase 2-associated protein 2 isoform X3 produces the protein MGYVQAMKPPGAQGSQSTYTDLLSVIEEMGKEIRPTYAGSKSAMERLKRGIIHARALVRECLAETERNART, from the exons ATGGGCTACGTGCAG GCGATGAAGCCACCCGGCGCCCAGGGCTCCCAGAGCACCTACACGGACCTGCTGTCAGTCATAGAGGAGATGGGCAAAGAGATCCGGCCCACATATGCTGGCAGCAAGAGCGCCATGGAGCGCCTGAAGAGAG gTATCATCCATGCTCGGGCCCTAGTCAGAGAGTGCCTGGCAGAGACAGAGCGGAACGCCCGCACGTAA